In one window of Halomarina pelagica DNA:
- the secY gene encoding preprotein translocase subunit SecY has product MSWKETAAPVLTRMPTVSRPEGHVPFRRKLGWTAGVLVLYFFLTNVIIWGLEGTGTDAFGQFRTILAGGQGSILQLGIGPIVTASIVLQLLGGADLLGLDTNDPRDQAIYQGLQKVLVVVMVFLTGIPLVFLGNFLPASEQLAGALGIPTWGISWLIFAQIAVGGILVLFMDEVISKWGVGSGIGLFIVAGVSQNLVGGFLSWGGAAGQPGFFATWFGILTGQVNTGPLTQMSGIETLVFGQGQLLALVTTLLIFGIVVYAESVRVEIPLSHSQVRGARGRFPVKLIYASVLPMILVRALQANIQFLGRILASQLGDSMPAWLGVYQTTQSGLQPVGGLFYYFAPIYSPQEWIPALSTQPVDILLRIAVDLSFMVVGGAIFAIFWVETTGMGPEATAQQIQRSGMQIPGFRKSPGVMEKVLERYIPQVTVIGGALVGLLAVAANMLGTIGTVSGTGLLLTVSITYKLYEEIAEEQLMEMHPMMRQMFGQSSD; this is encoded by the coding sequence ATGAGTTGGAAGGAGACCGCCGCGCCAGTACTCACGCGGATGCCCACAGTGTCCCGTCCGGAGGGACACGTGCCGTTCCGCCGAAAGCTCGGCTGGACGGCGGGCGTCCTCGTGTTGTACTTCTTCCTGACCAACGTGATCATCTGGGGCCTCGAGGGCACCGGAACCGACGCGTTCGGTCAGTTCAGAACCATCCTCGCGGGAGGGCAGGGAAGCATCTTGCAGCTGGGCATCGGGCCCATCGTGACGGCGAGCATCGTGCTGCAGCTTCTCGGCGGCGCGGACCTCCTCGGTCTCGACACCAACGACCCCCGCGACCAGGCGATCTACCAGGGTCTACAGAAGGTGCTCGTCGTGGTGATGGTCTTCCTGACGGGCATCCCGCTCGTGTTCCTCGGGAACTTCCTCCCGGCGAGCGAGCAGCTCGCCGGGGCGCTCGGGATCCCCACGTGGGGCATCTCGTGGCTCATCTTCGCGCAGATCGCCGTCGGCGGTATCCTCGTCCTGTTCATGGACGAGGTCATCAGCAAGTGGGGCGTCGGGAGCGGCATCGGGCTGTTCATCGTCGCGGGCGTCAGTCAAAACCTCGTCGGCGGGTTCCTCTCGTGGGGCGGAGCCGCGGGGCAGCCCGGATTCTTCGCCACCTGGTTCGGCATCCTCACCGGACAGGTCAACACCGGGCCGCTCACGCAGATGAGCGGCATCGAGACGCTGGTGTTCGGACAGGGCCAGTTGCTCGCGCTGGTCACGACGCTGCTCATCTTCGGCATCGTCGTGTACGCCGAGTCGGTCCGCGTCGAGATCCCGCTCAGCCACTCGCAGGTGCGCGGGGCCCGCGGGCGGTTCCCGGTGAAGCTCATCTACGCGAGCGTCCTGCCGATGATCCTCGTCCGCGCGCTCCAGGCGAACATCCAGTTCCTCGGGCGTATCCTCGCCTCGCAACTCGGCGACAGCATGCCCGCCTGGCTGGGCGTCTACCAGACGACGCAGTCGGGGCTCCAACCCGTCGGCGGGCTGTTCTACTACTTCGCGCCGATCTACTCGCCACAGGAGTGGATTCCCGCGCTCAGCACCCAGCCCGTGGACATCCTCCTCCGCATCGCCGTGGACCTCTCGTTCATGGTGGTCGGCGGGGCCATCTTCGCGATCTTCTGGGTCGAGACCACCGGCATGGGACCGGAGGCGACCGCCCAGCAGATCCAGCGCTCCGGGATGCAGATTCCGGGCTTCCGCAAGAGCCCCGGCGTCATGGAGAAGGTGCTCGAACGCTACATCCCGCAGGTCACCGTCATCGGCGGTGCCCTCGTCGGGCTACTCGCCGTCGCGGCGAACATGCTCGGCACCATCGGGACCGTCTCCGGGACGGGCCTGCTGCTCACGGTCTCCATCACGTACAAGCTGTACGAGGAGATCGCGGAGGAGCAGCTCATGGAGATGCACCCGATGATGCGCCAGATGTTCGGTCAGTCGAGCGACTGA
- a CDS encoding universal stress protein: protein MYDDILVPTDGSDEAATALGQAFDLARTYDATVHVLYVVDDSRGDSGLMGLADGDPLASVREEGRDAVEAIARRARDADVTVTTAVRQNLPHEGIREYADEHDVDLIVMSSRGRSGVSRVLFGSVTERVLRLSERPVLVVSRTTPPDDGESD, encoded by the coding sequence ATGTACGACGACATTCTCGTTCCGACCGACGGGAGTGACGAGGCGGCCACAGCGCTCGGCCAGGCGTTCGATCTGGCGAGGACGTACGACGCGACCGTTCACGTGCTGTACGTCGTCGACGACAGCCGCGGGGACTCCGGACTGATGGGGCTCGCCGACGGTGATCCGCTCGCGTCGGTCCGTGAGGAGGGAAGGGACGCGGTCGAAGCTATCGCCCGGAGGGCGCGAGACGCGGACGTCACCGTGACGACGGCCGTTCGGCAGAACCTCCCCCACGAGGGGATCCGGGAGTACGCGGACGAACACGACGTCGACCTCATCGTGATGAGTTCGCGCGGCCGCTCCGGAGTCAGTCGAGTCCTCTTCGGGAGCGTCACGGAGCGCGTCCTTCGGCTGAGCGAGCGACCCGTTCTCGTCGTCAGCCGTACCACTCCCCCGGATGACGGTGAATCCGACTGA
- a CDS encoding 50S ribosomal protein L18 gives MATGPRYKVPMRRRREVRTDYHQRLRLLKSGKSRLVARTSNNHARAQLVTTGDQGDRTLASAHSSDLADFGWEAPTGNLPAAYLTGYLAGLRAVDAGIEEAVLDIGLNTATPGGKVFAVQEGAIDAGLDVPHNDAVFAEWERTRGEHIADYAEQRDEPLYSGDFDATALPEHFDDVRERLEEER, from the coding sequence ATGGCAACCGGACCACGATACAAAGTACCGATGCGGCGTCGCCGCGAGGTACGGACGGATTACCATCAGCGGTTGCGCCTGTTGAAATCCGGCAAGTCACGCCTCGTTGCTCGCACGAGCAACAACCACGCCAGGGCGCAGCTGGTGACGACTGGTGATCAGGGGGACCGCACGCTAGCTAGCGCTCACTCGAGCGACCTCGCCGACTTCGGCTGGGAGGCTCCGACGGGGAACCTCCCGGCGGCGTACCTGACCGGCTACCTCGCCGGCCTGCGCGCCGTCGACGCGGGGATCGAGGAGGCGGTGCTCGACATCGGCCTCAACACCGCGACGCCCGGCGGCAAGGTGTTCGCGGTGCAGGAGGGGGCCATCGACGCCGGCCTCGACGTCCCGCACAACGACGCGGTGTTCGCGGAGTGGGAGCGCACCCGCGGCGAGCACATCGCCGACTACGCGGAACAGCGCGACGAGCCGCTCTACAGCGGCGACTTCGACGCGACCGCACTACCGGAGCACTTCGATGACGTACGCGAACGACTTGAGGAGGAACGATGA
- a CDS encoding uL15m family ribosomal protein: MTSKKRRQRGSRTHGGGTHKNRRGAGNRGGRGRAGRDKHEFHNYEPLGKHGFTRPQKAQETVATVDVQKLDEDIALYVEDGIAEETDDGYAIDARDVVDAGHDVDVVKVLGGGRVFNALDVTADDFSESAAALLEGEGGSATLTERGEERLSEKDSPEDSESEQ; encoded by the coding sequence ATGACCAGCAAGAAACGCAGACAGCGAGGCTCGCGCACGCACGGCGGCGGGACGCACAAGAACCGCCGCGGGGCCGGTAACCGCGGCGGTCGCGGCCGCGCCGGGCGCGACAAGCACGAGTTCCACAACTACGAACCGCTCGGCAAACACGGCTTCACCCGGCCCCAGAAGGCCCAGGAGACGGTCGCCACCGTCGACGTCCAGAAGCTGGACGAGGACATCGCGCTGTACGTCGAGGACGGGATCGCAGAGGAGACCGACGACGGCTACGCGATCGACGCGCGCGACGTCGTCGACGCCGGTCACGACGTCGACGTCGTGAAGGTGCTCGGCGGCGGCCGGGTGTTCAACGCGCTCGACGTGACCGCGGACGACTTCTCCGAGAGCGCAGCCGCCCTCCTCGAGGGCGAGGGGGGGAGCGCCACGCTCACCGAGCGTGGCGAGGAGCGGTTGTCCGAAAAAGATTCACCTGAAGACAGCGAAAGCGAGCAGTAA
- a CDS encoding 30S ribosomal protein S5, protein MSNGNGWEPRTRLGRKVLDGDITDMGQALESGLPLKEPEVVDRLLPDLEDNVLDINMVQRMTDSGRRVKFRCAVVVGNRNGFVGYAEGRDDQVGGAIQKAIGVAKLNVIKVSRGCGSWECGCGRPHTVALRTTGKAGSVEVELQPAPRGLGLAGGETVRSVLELAGIEDIWTRSSGNTRTTVNFAKATFNALRNTTEARVPQHAAEAREVIE, encoded by the coding sequence ATGAGTAACGGAAACGGCTGGGAACCGCGGACCCGACTGGGTCGGAAGGTTCTCGACGGCGACATCACGGACATGGGCCAGGCGCTCGAATCCGGCCTCCCGCTCAAGGAGCCGGAGGTCGTCGACCGCCTCCTGCCGGACCTGGAGGACAACGTGCTGGACATCAACATGGTCCAGCGCATGACCGACTCCGGCCGCCGCGTGAAGTTCCGCTGCGCGGTCGTCGTCGGCAACCGGAACGGCTTCGTCGGCTACGCCGAGGGCCGCGACGACCAGGTCGGCGGTGCCATCCAGAAGGCGATCGGCGTCGCGAAGCTGAACGTGATCAAGGTGTCCCGCGGCTGCGGTTCGTGGGAGTGCGGCTGCGGTCGCCCCCACACGGTCGCGCTGCGCACGACGGGCAAGGCCGGCAGCGTCGAGGTCGAACTCCAGCCTGCGCCCCGCGGTCTGGGGCTCGCGGGCGGTGAGACCGTCCGCTCGGTGCTCGAACTCGCGGGCATCGAGGACATCTGGACGCGCTCGTCGGGCAACACCCGCACGACGGTCAACTTCGCGAAGGCGACGTTCAACGCGCTCCGGAACACGACCGAGGCGCGCGTGCCCCAGCACGCGGCCGAGGCGCGCGAGGTGATCGAGTGA
- a CDS encoding 50S ribosomal protein L19e, whose amino-acid sequence MSDLSAQKRLAADVLGVGKNRVWFDPEAQSEIVDAITREDIRGLVDEGTIAVKGERRSNSRGRARERNRKRAYGHRKGPGSRKGKAGARQNEKDSWMSRIRAQRATLRDLRDSGELTRTEYRDLYGKASGGEFDSVSDLERYIENNY is encoded by the coding sequence ATGAGCGATCTCAGCGCACAGAAGCGACTGGCCGCGGACGTGCTCGGCGTCGGGAAGAACCGCGTCTGGTTCGACCCCGAAGCGCAGAGCGAGATCGTCGACGCGATCACCCGCGAGGACATCCGGGGGCTCGTCGACGAGGGCACGATCGCCGTGAAGGGCGAGCGACGCTCGAACTCGCGCGGTCGCGCCCGCGAGCGCAACCGCAAGCGCGCCTACGGCCACCGCAAGGGTCCCGGCTCCCGGAAGGGGAAGGCCGGTGCCCGGCAGAACGAGAAGGACAGTTGGATGAGTCGCATCCGCGCCCAGCGCGCGACGCTGCGCGACCTCCGCGACTCGGGCGAGCTGACTCGCACCGAGTACCGCGACCTGTACGGCAAGGCGAGCGGCGGGGAGTTCGACAGCGTGAGCGACCTCGAACGATACATCGAGAACAACTACTAA
- a CDS encoding chloride channel protein, translating into MAATTLPNAERGSRDSPDDFRLGYVSVLAGVIGVAAAIIAYLIYHFIGFLYNLFFYQRIGFEFVEPTGSAGSVLVAADGTVNSLLFPPSGPPLWIVLVPAFGGLIAGLMAQYGSRRIIGHGIPEAMEAVWSNDSKVEPRILILKPISAAIAIGTGAPFGVEGPIIQSGGAMGSVFGQWISTTVAERKVLLACGAAAGMAATFNTPLAGILVAIELLVFEFRARSFVPISIASVIATGARRPLIGTGPMFHMGDVPIDLFSNLPFLVVLGIIIGGVAIIFKDGYFWAEEYIHRIPVNDVLLPAIGGLILGVMGLLVPRTFGVGYGVAEEILNNELAVGVVFLVMVFKVVGVYVTLGSKTSGGFLAPVFVAGAAIGSVFAHSVNALVPGVTIPVALFALAGLGTLFGVVSNATFGFTLFAIEVTGQYEAILPVFLVGVVADAVATLYMGSDLMTAELSDRGIDVHQDYEIDVLKRFNAGEVMDEKPAVINPGVTVAQLAATVAETDDSTSRSPIANGGFEAAIDESESIADAEPIDLAPNDERTIHDGFPIVDSDGALTGVITYGDLVRAIARDQEDRTVGELGTSELIVGYPDERLFDTVVRMAENDIEQLPIVSRADETELVGWLDSQHLMTSALRQLDEERVREEGRLSGYINLLTAKRRSS; encoded by the coding sequence ATGGCGGCAACGACTCTACCGAATGCAGAACGAGGATCGCGCGACTCTCCCGACGACTTTCGACTGGGGTACGTATCAGTTCTCGCCGGCGTCATCGGCGTCGCCGCGGCCATAATCGCGTATCTCATCTACCACTTCATCGGGTTTCTCTACAACCTCTTCTTCTACCAGCGGATCGGGTTCGAGTTCGTCGAACCCACCGGATCGGCGGGGAGCGTCCTCGTCGCGGCCGACGGTACCGTGAACTCGCTCCTGTTCCCGCCGAGCGGACCGCCGCTCTGGATCGTTCTCGTGCCGGCGTTCGGCGGTCTCATCGCCGGGCTGATGGCGCAGTACGGTTCGCGACGGATCATCGGCCACGGCATCCCCGAGGCCATGGAGGCCGTGTGGAGCAACGACAGCAAGGTCGAACCGCGGATCCTCATCCTGAAACCGATATCCGCGGCGATCGCGATCGGTACCGGCGCGCCGTTCGGCGTCGAGGGGCCGATCATCCAGAGCGGCGGTGCGATGGGTTCCGTCTTCGGCCAGTGGATCAGCACGACGGTCGCAGAGCGCAAGGTGTTGCTCGCCTGCGGCGCGGCCGCGGGGATGGCGGCGACGTTCAACACGCCGCTCGCGGGGATCCTGGTCGCGATCGAACTCCTGGTCTTCGAGTTCCGGGCGCGCTCGTTCGTCCCGATCAGTATCGCGAGCGTCATCGCGACCGGCGCTCGCCGTCCGCTCATCGGCACCGGACCGATGTTCCACATGGGCGACGTCCCGATCGACCTCTTCTCCAACCTGCCCTTCCTCGTCGTCCTCGGGATCATCATCGGTGGCGTCGCGATCATCTTCAAGGACGGGTACTTCTGGGCCGAGGAGTACATCCACCGAATCCCGGTGAACGACGTCCTCCTGCCGGCGATCGGGGGACTCATCCTCGGCGTGATGGGGCTGCTCGTTCCGCGGACGTTCGGCGTGGGCTACGGGGTCGCAGAGGAGATCCTCAACAACGAACTGGCCGTGGGCGTCGTCTTCCTCGTCATGGTGTTCAAGGTGGTCGGCGTCTACGTTACCCTCGGTTCGAAGACCTCAGGCGGGTTCCTCGCGCCGGTGTTCGTCGCGGGGGCGGCCATCGGGAGCGTGTTCGCCCACTCGGTGAACGCGCTCGTCCCCGGGGTGACGATCCCGGTCGCGCTGTTCGCGCTCGCGGGCCTCGGCACGCTGTTCGGCGTGGTGAGTAACGCCACGTTCGGCTTCACGCTGTTCGCGATCGAGGTGACGGGCCAGTACGAGGCGATCCTACCCGTGTTCCTCGTCGGCGTCGTCGCCGACGCGGTCGCGACGCTGTACATGGGTTCGGACCTGATGACCGCCGAACTGTCGGACCGCGGCATCGACGTGCACCAGGACTACGAGATCGACGTGTTGAAGCGGTTCAACGCGGGGGAGGTCATGGACGAGAAGCCGGCGGTCATCAACCCGGGGGTGACCGTCGCCCAGTTGGCGGCGACCGTCGCGGAAACGGACGACTCGACGTCCCGGTCACCCATCGCCAACGGCGGGTTCGAAGCGGCGATCGACGAGTCGGAATCGATAGCGGACGCGGAGCCGATCGACCTCGCGCCGAACGACGAACGAACGATCCACGACGGCTTTCCGATCGTCGATTCCGACGGGGCGCTGACGGGAGTCATCACCTACGGCGACCTCGTCAGGGCGATCGCCCGGGATCAGGAGGACCGAACGGTCGGCGAACTGGGAACGAGCGAACTCATCGTCGGCTATCCCGACGAACGGCTGTTCGACACGGTCGTTCGGATGGCGGAGAACGACATCGAGCAGTTGCCCATCGTCTCCCGCGCCGACGAGACGGAACTCGTCGGCTGGCTCGATTCACAGCACCTCATGACGTCCGCGCTGCGCCAGCTCGACGAGGAACGGGTCCGCGAGGAGGGTCGACTCAGCGGCTACATCAACCTACTGACGGCAAAGCGGCGATCGTCGTGA
- a CDS encoding 50S ribosomal protein L32e, with the protein MADDENENGNGEDEIAELTDISGVGEAKAEALREAGFETVDDVRRASQEDLAEADGIGNALAARIKADVGGLEIREEEETEAAVEDETPEAEAEAEAEEVETELRPRGLADKTPELDDETDRLLTRRKREGKPAFRRQDYHKKKRTPESWRRPRGGLSKQRRGFKGKGPKVHSGYRTPTDVRGLHPSGFEEVRVHNVADLEGVDGDTQAVRIASSVGARKRERIEEEAEDAGVRVLNPTYVEVEVNER; encoded by the coding sequence ATGGCCGACGACGAGAACGAAAACGGAAACGGCGAGGACGAGATCGCGGAACTCACCGACATCTCCGGCGTCGGCGAGGCGAAGGCGGAGGCGCTCCGCGAGGCCGGCTTCGAGACCGTCGACGACGTTCGACGGGCGAGCCAGGAGGACCTCGCGGAGGCCGACGGCATCGGTAACGCGCTCGCCGCGCGCATCAAGGCCGACGTCGGCGGGCTCGAGATCCGCGAGGAGGAGGAGACCGAGGCGGCGGTCGAAGACGAGACGCCCGAGGCGGAGGCGGAAGCCGAAGCCGAGGAAGTCGAGACGGAACTCCGTCCGCGCGGGCTGGCGGACAAGACGCCCGAGCTGGACGACGAGACCGACCGCCTCCTGACCCGGCGCAAGCGCGAGGGCAAGCCCGCGTTCCGCCGGCAGGACTACCACAAGAAGAAGCGCACGCCGGAGTCGTGGCGTCGACCGCGCGGCGGGCTGTCGAAGCAGCGCCGCGGGTTCAAGGGCAAGGGCCCGAAGGTCCACTCCGGCTACCGCACGCCGACGGACGTTCGGGGCCTGCACCCGAGCGGGTTCGAGGAGGTCCGCGTCCACAACGTCGCGGACCTCGAGGGCGTCGACGGCGACACCCAGGCGGTTCGAATCGCCTCCTCGGTCGGCGCGCGCAAGCGCGAGCGCATCGAGGAGGAGGCCGAGGACGCGGGCGTTCGCGTCCTCAACCCGACCTACGTCGAAGTCGAGGTGAACGAGCGATGA
- the rpmD gene encoding 50S ribosomal protein L30, whose amino-acid sequence MRALVQLRGAVDTSAGVRDTMSMLNLGRVNHCTFVPDTDTYRGMVTKVNDWVAHGEPSEETVAALIHRRGEPAEGRGPVDDEWVAEHTDYDGIDALAAAIVNEETTLREQGLSPTLRLHPPRGGHDGIKHPTKEGGQLGKHTTEGIDELLTSMR is encoded by the coding sequence ATGCGGGCGCTCGTCCAGCTCCGCGGCGCGGTCGATACGAGCGCGGGCGTCCGCGACACCATGTCGATGCTCAACCTCGGGCGCGTCAACCACTGCACGTTCGTGCCCGACACCGACACCTACCGCGGCATGGTCACGAAGGTGAACGACTGGGTCGCCCACGGCGAACCCTCCGAGGAGACCGTCGCGGCGCTCATTCACCGTCGCGGCGAGCCCGCAGAGGGGAGGGGTCCCGTCGACGACGAGTGGGTCGCCGAGCACACCGACTACGACGGTATCGACGCGCTGGCCGCCGCCATCGTGAACGAGGAGACCACCCTGCGCGAGCAGGGGCTCTCGCCGACGCTGCGGCTCCACCCGCCGCGCGGCGGTCACGACGGCATCAAGCACCCCACGAAGGAGGGCGGCCAGCTGGGCAAGCACACGACCGAGGGGATCGACGAACTCCTCACCTCGATGCGATAA